In Dama dama isolate Ldn47 chromosome 9, ASM3311817v1, whole genome shotgun sequence, the following proteins share a genomic window:
- the LOC133061816 gene encoding zinc finger protein 333-like produces MKELSVCSGPCLAPEGEHGRSSHDSWGTGHLSTGDQLCKTRMSSHMEQREELCVTERGVFPGAQLGPHLQHQDSIPNQDILAAIPSIGMKREPPQVGENLYKYDELGKPFDSIKPLFQYPRFPTEGSPFEGRESRKSFLRTTRLIVPEKVPSGDKTYTCDKCARSFWYSSELIRHEKTHTAEKCFKCQECRQAFKYFSNLRRHLKTHGGEKPFECSQCGKTFTRNFNLILHQRNHMGEKPYSCKDCGKAFTQLSSLRSHMRTHTGEKPFECGHCGKTFREHSSLKTHVRTHTREKPYQCTHCGKPFRTSTNLNVHKRIHTGEKLYECATCGQVLIRLSTLKSHMRIHTGEKPYPCPECGRAFGEPSSLRKHARTHTRKKPYVCPQCGRAFGQSSHLIVHVRTHTTGRPYECTQCDKAFRHSSSLSVHKRVHARGENVRTGDLPLSVSLPMEGPLAD; encoded by the exons ATGAAAGagct CTCTGTCTGCTCAGGGCCCTGCCTGGCTCCAGAAGGAGAGCATGGAAGAAGCAGCCATGACTCCTGGGGGACTGGCCACCTGTCCACAG GTGATCAACTCTGCAAAACCAGGATGTCTTCCCATATGGAGCAAAGAGAAGAGCTGTGCGTCACTGAGAGAGGGGTCTTCCCAGGAGCCCAGTTAG GTCCTCACCTTCAACACCAAGACTCCATTCCTAATCAAGATATTTTGGCAGCGATTCCATCCATTGGCATGAAAAGG GAGCCACCTCAGGTCGGAGAAAACCTCTATAAATATGATGAGCTTGGGAAGCCCTTTGACAGCATCAAACCGCTTTTTCAGTACCCGCGATTTCCTACTGAAGGAAGCCCCTTTGAAGGCCGAGAGAGCCGAAAATCCTTCCTCCGGACCACCCGCCTCATCGTGCCTGAGAAAGTCCCCAGCGGGGACAAAACCTACACGTGCGACAAATGTGCAAGATCCTTCTGGTACAGCTCCGAGCTCATCCGGCACGAGAAGACGCACACCGCGGAGAAATGCTTCAAGTGTCAGGAGTGCCGGCAGGCCTTCAAGTACTTCTCCAACCTGCGGCGCCACCTGAAGACCCACGGCGGCGAGAAGCCCTTCGAGTGCAGCCAGTGCGGGAAGACCTTCACGAGGAACTTCAACCTGATCCTGCACCAGAGGAACCACATGGGCGAGAAGCCCTACTCGTGCAAGGACTGTGGCAAGGCTTTCACCCAGCTGTCCTCGCTGAGGAGCCACATGCGGACCCACACCGGAGAGAAGCCCTTCGAATGCGGCCACTGTGGGAAGACCTTCCGGGAGCACTCGTCGCTGAAGACGCACGTGCGGACCCACACCCGAGAGAAGCCCTACCAGTGCACCCACTGCGGGAAGCCCTTCCGCACGAGCACCAACCTGAACGTGCACAAGCGGATCCACACCGGCGAGAAGCTCTACGAGTGCGCCACCTGCGGGCAGGTCCTGATTCGGCTCTCCACCCTCAAGAGTCACATGCGGATCCACACCGGAGAGAAGCCCTACCCGTGCCCGGAGTGCGGGCGCGCCTTCGGCGAGCCCTCATCCCTCAGGAAGCACGCGAGGACTCACACCCGCAAGAAGCCCTACGTGTGCCCGCAGTGCGGGCGAGCCTTCGGCCAGTCCTCGCACCTCATCGTCCACGTGAGAACCCACACCACGGGGAGACCCTACGAATGCACTCAGTGTGACAAAGCCTTCCGACACAGCTCTTCACTCAGCGTGCACAAGAGGGTTCACGCCAGGGGAGAAAACGTCAGGACCGGCGACCTGCCTTTATCTGTGTCTCTGCCCATGGAAGGGCCCCTTGCTGATTAA